One window from the genome of Desulfatiglans anilini DSM 4660 encodes:
- the purF gene encoding amidophosphoribosyltransferase, whose product MKPCADGLCLRPHLLEDRPHDECGIFAVYNHEDAAKLTYFGLYALQHRGQESAGIVTSDGRRVQEHKAMGLVHDIFDEPILNRLKGHMALGHVRYSTTGSSLLVNAQPFRVQFSGHSLAIAHNGNLVNARQIRSELEDQGSIFQTSMDSEVVLHLVAKSLRDGLEKALTETMQRVKGAYSMVLMTEDSLVAVRDPNGFRPLCLGKVNSSYVITSESCALDLIEAEFIREIAPGEILIIDADGLRSIPAAVSCPKSQCIFELIYFARPDSTIFGQNVYLFRKRQGELLAEEFPRDVDFVMPFPDSGNYAALGYAQASGLPLEMGVIRNHYVGRTFIQPSQSMRDFGVKVKLNPVKEMLKDRRVLIIEDSIIRGTTARTRIQTLRKIGAREVHMLVSCPPHRFPCHYGIDFTTRGELIAAENSVDEIRDYIGLDSLGYLHIENLVRATVIPRSELCLACFDGCYPVPIDEQFSKTCME is encoded by the coding sequence ATGAAGCCCTGCGCGGATGGCCTCTGTCTGCGGCCCCACCTCCTTGAAGACCGGCCGCACGACGAGTGCGGCATCTTTGCCGTCTACAACCATGAGGACGCCGCCAAGCTGACCTATTTCGGCCTCTACGCCTTGCAGCACCGCGGGCAGGAAAGCGCCGGGATCGTCACCTCCGACGGCCGGCGCGTCCAGGAGCACAAGGCCATGGGGCTCGTCCACGACATCTTCGACGAGCCGATCCTGAACCGCCTCAAGGGGCACATGGCGCTCGGGCACGTGCGCTACTCCACGACCGGCTCCTCGCTCCTCGTAAACGCGCAGCCCTTCCGCGTCCAGTTCTCGGGCCATTCCCTCGCCATCGCCCACAACGGCAACCTCGTCAACGCCAGGCAGATCCGCTCGGAGCTCGAAGATCAGGGCTCCATCTTCCAAACCAGCATGGACAGCGAGGTGGTCCTCCATCTGGTCGCCAAAAGCCTGCGGGACGGCCTCGAAAAGGCCCTCACCGAGACCATGCAGCGGGTCAAGGGCGCCTATTCGATGGTCCTCATGACGGAAGACAGCCTCGTGGCGGTGAGGGATCCCAACGGATTCCGGCCCCTCTGCCTCGGGAAGGTCAACTCGAGCTACGTCATCACCTCGGAAAGCTGCGCCCTGGACCTGATCGAGGCCGAATTCATCCGGGAGATCGCCCCGGGGGAGATCCTCATCATCGACGCGGACGGGCTCCGGAGCATCCCGGCGGCCGTCTCCTGCCCCAAAAGCCAGTGCATCTTCGAGTTGATCTACTTCGCGCGGCCCGACAGCACGATCTTCGGACAGAACGTCTACCTCTTCCGCAAGCGGCAGGGCGAGCTGCTGGCGGAGGAATTCCCGCGCGACGTCGACTTCGTCATGCCCTTTCCAGACTCGGGCAATTACGCCGCCCTCGGCTATGCGCAGGCCTCGGGCCTCCCTCTCGAAATGGGCGTCATCCGGAACCACTACGTCGGCCGGACCTTCATCCAGCCCTCGCAGAGCATGCGGGACTTCGGGGTCAAGGTCAAACTGAACCCGGTGAAGGAGATGCTCAAAGACAGGCGGGTGCTGATCATCGAGGATTCCATCATCCGCGGCACGACGGCCCGCACCCGCATCCAGACGCTTCGCAAGATCGGGGCCCGCGAGGTGCACATGCTGGTCAGCTGCCCCCCGCACCGCTTCCCCTGCCACTACGGAATCGATTTCACCACCCGCGGCGAGTTGATCGCCGCCGAGAATTCGGTCGATGAGATCCGGGACTATATCGGCCTCGACAGCCTCGGCTACCTCCACATCGAAAACCTCGTCCGGGCCACCGTCATCCCGCGTTCCGAACTCTGCCTGGCCTGCTTCGACGGCTGCTACCCGGTCCCCATCGACGAGCAATTCTCGAAGACCTGCATGGAATAA
- a CDS encoding ATP-binding protein translates to MAKRRRLIWQLYPSYLLITLLSIMASAWFATHLLTGFIFDQALQDLGIRAGMVSPQILQHLDPLNEAAVDQFCKTTGRMSTTRLTVLLADGRVIGDSREDPGNMDNHLDRPEIKQAAVTGFGHVQRFSRTTDYHFLYAALPLFKEGRMMGFVRAATPIDHIKETVRKAKVRMVEGGVLTAVLAALLAFLVSRRTVRPMNILREWAEGLSAGNAPSRPPVEKGGTEIASLAEAIYGMALELRGRILAATQQRNEMEAILASMADGVIALDMDERILTLNAAAGVMLGWTPQDARGRSLQEVARYPGLQRFARDTIEQRRPIEQELVLAGNTQRFLKAGSSILRDGEGRQIGVLIVLNDVTRLRQLENVRRDFVANVSHELRTPLTAIKGFVETLKEGALTEPENAQRFLGIIEKHVARLEAIIKDLLSLSRIEKETESGEVRLTRGRLLDVIQTAVQVCAEPARLKDIRLDIRCPADLEVGMDPLRLEQAIVNLLDNAIKYSDPGKEVRIEGHTTPEGAELRISDQGYGIPKEHLSRIFERFYRVDKARSRQEGGTGLGLAIVKHIVQAHGGRLEVESTLGKGSTFNIVLKEPPPARAG, encoded by the coding sequence ATGGCGAAAAGAAGGCGGCTCATCTGGCAGCTCTACCCTTCCTATCTTCTCATCACCCTCCTCTCTATCATGGCCTCCGCCTGGTTCGCCACACACCTGCTCACCGGTTTCATCTTCGACCAAGCCCTCCAGGACCTCGGCATCCGCGCCGGCATGGTCTCCCCCCAGATCCTGCAACACCTCGATCCGCTCAACGAAGCTGCGGTCGATCAGTTTTGCAAGACCACCGGACGGATGAGCACCACCCGGCTGACGGTCCTCTTGGCCGACGGCCGGGTCATCGGCGACTCCCGTGAAGATCCGGGCAACATGGACAACCATCTCGACCGGCCCGAGATCAAGCAGGCAGCCGTCACAGGATTCGGTCACGTCCAGCGCTTCAGCCGCACAACGGATTACCATTTTCTGTATGCAGCCCTGCCCCTTTTCAAGGAAGGCCGCATGATGGGTTTCGTGAGGGCCGCCACCCCGATCGATCACATCAAGGAAACGGTCCGGAAAGCGAAGGTGCGAATGGTCGAGGGCGGAGTGCTGACGGCGGTTCTCGCTGCCCTTCTGGCCTTTCTGGTCTCGCGCCGGACCGTGCGCCCCATGAATATCCTCAGGGAATGGGCCGAAGGACTTTCGGCTGGAAACGCCCCATCGAGGCCCCCTGTTGAAAAGGGCGGAACGGAAATCGCCTCCCTGGCGGAAGCGATTTACGGGATGGCCCTGGAGCTCCGCGGCCGTATCCTTGCCGCCACCCAGCAGCGCAACGAAATGGAGGCGATCCTGGCCAGCATGGCAGACGGTGTGATCGCACTCGATATGGACGAACGGATCTTGACCCTGAACGCTGCGGCGGGGGTCATGCTCGGATGGACCCCGCAGGATGCACGCGGACGCAGCCTTCAGGAGGTGGCCCGCTACCCGGGCCTGCAGCGGTTCGCGAGGGACACCATCGAGCAGCGCAGGCCCATCGAACAGGAACTGGTCCTGGCCGGCAATACCCAGCGCTTTCTGAAAGCCGGCAGTTCGATCCTCCGCGACGGGGAGGGCCGGCAAATAGGCGTCCTCATCGTCCTGAACGATGTGACCCGGCTGCGTCAACTGGAGAATGTGCGCCGGGATTTCGTCGCCAATGTCTCCCATGAGCTCAGAACCCCCTTGACGGCGATCAAGGGATTCGTGGAAACCCTGAAGGAAGGCGCCCTCACGGAGCCGGAAAACGCACAGAGGTTCCTCGGGATTATCGAGAAGCACGTGGCCCGCCTCGAAGCCATCATCAAGGACCTGCTGAGCCTGTCGCGGATCGAAAAAGAGACGGAAAGCGGGGAGGTTCGTCTGACCAGAGGGCGGCTGCTCGACGTCATTCAGACGGCGGTGCAGGTCTGTGCAGAACCCGCCCGGCTGAAGGACATCCGGTTGGACATCCGCTGCCCGGCGGATCTCGAGGTCGGCATGGACCCCCTGAGGCTCGAGCAGGCCATCGTCAACCTCCTGGACAATGCCATCAAGTACAGCGACCCGGGCAAAGAGGTGCGGATCGAGGGCCACACAACACCCGAGGGCGCCGAACTCCGAATCAGCGACCAAGGCTACGGCATCCCGAAGGAACACCTCTCGCGCATCTTCGAGCGCTTCTACCGCGTCGACAAGGCACGCAGCAGGCAGGAGGGGGGGACGGGACTGGGCCTGGCCATCGTGAAGCACATCGTCCAGGCCCACGGCGGCCGATTGGAGGTCGAAAGCACGTTGGGCAAAGGCAGCACCTTCAACATCGTCCTCAAAGAACCCCCGCCCGCCCGCGCCGGGTGA
- a CDS encoding response regulator — MPTQQILVVDDEADILELVRFNLSREGFQITCAETGEEALKLVKANPPDILLLDLMLPGIDGLEVARLIKYDPKIRHIPIIMLTAKGEETDVVTGLELGADDYVTKPFSPRVLTARVKAVLRRKTPPEPDPEGVLRIHDLVIHPGRHEVLLNGEPLQLTFSEFEILNYLARRPGWVFTRAQIVDAVRGDDYPVTDRSVDVQIVGLRKKLGGAGHYIETVRGVGYRFKE, encoded by the coding sequence ATGCCGACACAACAGATCCTCGTCGTCGATGACGAAGCGGACATCCTGGAACTGGTCCGTTTCAATCTTTCCAGGGAAGGCTTCCAAATCACCTGTGCCGAAACCGGGGAGGAGGCCCTGAAGCTGGTCAAGGCAAACCCGCCGGACATCCTGCTCCTCGATCTGATGCTCCCGGGGATCGACGGGCTGGAGGTCGCCCGCCTGATCAAATATGATCCGAAGATCCGGCACATCCCGATCATCATGCTGACCGCCAAGGGAGAGGAGACGGACGTCGTCACCGGACTCGAGCTGGGGGCGGACGACTATGTCACCAAGCCGTTCAGCCCGCGCGTCCTGACCGCCCGGGTCAAGGCCGTGCTCCGTCGCAAAACCCCGCCTGAGCCCGACCCCGAAGGCGTGCTGCGAATCCACGACCTCGTCATCCACCCCGGGCGGCACGAGGTCCTCCTGAACGGCGAACCGCTGCAGCTGACCTTCAGCGAATTCGAGATCCTGAATTATCTGGCCCGCAGGCCCGGCTGGGTCTTTACGCGCGCACAGATCGTCGATGCGGTTCGTGGAGACGACTACCCGGTTACGGACCGATCGGTCGACGTCCAAATCGTCGGCCTTCGGAAAAAACTCGGGGGCGCAGGACACTACATCGAAACGGTGCGCGGCGTCGGGTACCGCTTCAAGGAATAG
- a CDS encoding arsenate reductase ArsC encodes MDLERKTILFVCTHNSARSQMAEALVNHLYGDRYQAFSAGTEPTEVHPIARRAMSELGMDLSRQQSKSIDRFLGRDFDWVVTLCDHARESCPVFPAGYKRVHMGFRDPAAAQGDDEETLEAFRTVRDEIKEWFEKTVLRTDE; translated from the coding sequence ATGGATTTGGAACGGAAGACCATTCTGTTCGTCTGTACGCACAACTCCGCCCGATCGCAAATGGCCGAGGCGCTCGTCAACCATCTCTACGGCGACCGCTATCAGGCCTTCAGCGCCGGCACCGAACCGACAGAGGTCCACCCGATCGCCCGCCGGGCGATGTCAGAGCTCGGGATGGATCTCAGCCGGCAGCAGTCGAAATCGATCGACCGTTTCCTGGGCCGGGATTTCGACTGGGTCGTCACCCTTTGCGACCATGCGCGCGAGTCGTGCCCGGTCTTCCCGGCCGGATACAAGCGGGTCCACATGGGCTTCAGGGACCCGGCCGCCGCCCAAGGGGATGACGAGGAAACGCTCGAGGCCTTCCGAACGGTGCGGGACGAGATCAAGGAATGGTTCGAAAAGACGGTCCTGCGGACGGATGAATGA
- the carA gene encoding glutamine-hydrolyzing carbamoyl-phosphate synthase small subunit, translating to MKALLALEDGTLFPGRSFTGPAEAVGEVVFNTSMSGYQEVLTDPSYCGQMVTMTYPLMGNYGVNDEDVESDRIQVRAFLVREYQEYPSNWRSKGSLAEYLTAAGIPGLEGIDTRALTRHLRVSGAMRGALSTRDLDPHSLVEKARQAPDMLGLDLVREVTCRRPMLWTEGNPSPIEGGLEGFRWPERPGAWRVVAMDFGVKYNILRSLAQRGCTILMVPADTPGALIDRLDPDGLFLSNGPGDPAAVTYGIASIRDQLGKRPIFGICLGHQLIGLALGGTSFKLKFGHRGGNQPVQDLTTGKVEITSQNHGFCVDMGSLAEKDVEVTHVNLNDGTLEGLVHKRIPLFSVQYHPEASPGPHDAAYLFDRFIALMKRHRNPKPQP from the coding sequence ATGAAAGCATTGCTTGCACTCGAAGACGGCACCCTCTTTCCCGGCCGATCGTTCACCGGCCCCGCCGAGGCGGTGGGCGAGGTCGTGTTCAACACCAGCATGTCCGGCTACCAGGAGGTCCTCACGGACCCGTCCTACTGCGGGCAAATGGTGACCATGACCTACCCCCTCATGGGAAACTACGGCGTCAACGACGAGGACGTGGAATCCGACCGGATCCAGGTGCGGGCCTTCCTGGTGCGGGAATACCAGGAATACCCCAGCAACTGGCGCTCGAAGGGGAGCCTGGCGGAGTATCTCACCGCCGCCGGGATCCCCGGCCTCGAGGGAATCGACACGCGGGCCCTCACGCGGCACCTGCGCGTATCGGGTGCCATGAGGGGGGCGCTATCGACCCGCGATCTCGACCCTCATTCCCTGGTCGAAAAGGCGCGGCAGGCCCCCGACATGCTCGGCCTCGATCTGGTGCGCGAAGTCACCTGCCGGCGGCCCATGCTCTGGACCGAGGGGAACCCCTCCCCCATCGAGGGCGGACTCGAGGGCTTCCGGTGGCCGGAACGCCCCGGCGCCTGGCGCGTCGTGGCGATGGATTTCGGCGTCAAATACAACATCCTCCGCTCCCTCGCGCAGCGCGGCTGCACGATCCTGATGGTGCCCGCCGACACGCCGGGTGCGCTGATCGACCGCCTCGACCCGGACGGCCTCTTCCTCAGCAACGGACCGGGCGACCCGGCGGCCGTCACCTACGGAATCGCCTCCATCCGGGACCAGCTCGGCAAGCGTCCGATCTTCGGCATCTGCCTCGGCCACCAGCTCATCGGGCTCGCCTTGGGCGGCACCTCGTTCAAGCTCAAGTTCGGGCACCGCGGCGGCAACCAGCCCGTCCAGGACCTGACGACGGGCAAGGTCGAGATCACCTCCCAGAACCACGGGTTCTGCGTCGACATGGGCTCGCTCGCCGAAAAGGACGTGGAAGTCACCCACGTCAATCTGAACGACGGCACCCTGGAGGGCCTCGTCCACAAGCGGATCCCGCTCTTCTCGGTCCAGTACCACCCCGAGGCCTCCCCGGGGCCCCACGACGCCGCGTATCTCTTCGACCGCTTCATCGCCCTCATGAAGCGCCACCGCAACCCCAAGCCGCAGCCCTGA
- the carB gene encoding carbamoyl-phosphate synthase large subunit, whose amino-acid sequence MPKRTDIQKILIIGSGPIVIGQACEFDYSGTQACKALKEEGYEVVLINSNPATIMTDPETAHRTYIEPITPEMVVQILERERPQAILPTLGGQTGLNTAVKVAETGALERLGVEMIGASLPVILKAEDREQFRDAMERIGLRVPRSDIVRNMEQARAAAARIGYPLIIRASFTLGGIGSGIAYNQEEMEALASSGLAASMITEIIMEESLIGWKEFELEVMRDFKDNVVIICSIENLDPMGVHTGDSITVAPAQTLTDREYQTMRDAAIRIIREIGVETGGSNIQFAVHPRTGEMVVIEMNPRVSRSSALASKATGFPIAKIAAKLAVGYTLDEIPNDITRETRASFEPTIDYCVVKIPRWTFEKFPGARDLLTTSMKSVGETMAIGRTFKEALQKAVRSLEIGRSGFGADSPRSFEPPPDPHEVEEKLIHPNSRRLFYIREAFRLGMDIGRVHALTRIDPWFLFHLQQIFATENRIRARAAAGERLEDWDAGEWQDVKACGFSDRQLALLHGITEEAVRTVRFAKGVEPVYKLVDTCAAEFEAYTPYFYSTYEQENEIRRSDRRKVMILGGGPNRIGQGIEFDYCCVQASMALRELGIKSIMVNSNPETVSTDYDTSDKLYFEPLTTEDVLHLVRQEQPEGVIVQFGGQTPLNISVPLAEAGVPILGTSPDSIDRAEDRERFQVLLRKLGILQPENGIAVTPEQAVQVARTIGFPVVVRPSFVLGGRAMEIVYDEQDLLYYMTSAVDVSPGKPILIDRFLEDATEIDVDALSDGRDTLIGGIMEHIEEAGIHSGDSACVLPPMSLPPAVLDELKRHTCALARELGVVGLMNIQYAVKDGVVYVLEVNPRASRTVPFVSKATGVPLARLATRVIMGAALKDLGLREEAAPAHVSCKESVFPFSRFPDVDTVLGPEMKSTGEVMGIDATFGRAFAKSQLAAGQRLPLAGRVFVSVRDSDKRDSLIKASQLLAGLGFEILATHGTSRFLEGHGIANTPVNKVREGRPHILDMIKNREIALVINTTSSKKAVSESSAIRRAALALDLPYTTTLAGAKATALAIEAMVQGDLAVKTIQEYHTQP is encoded by the coding sequence ATGCCAAAGCGAACAGACATCCAGAAGATCCTCATCATCGGGTCAGGCCCCATCGTCATCGGGCAGGCCTGCGAGTTCGACTACTCGGGCACCCAGGCCTGCAAGGCCCTGAAAGAGGAAGGCTACGAGGTGGTGCTGATCAACAGCAACCCCGCCACCATCATGACCGACCCCGAGACGGCGCACCGGACCTATATCGAGCCCATCACCCCCGAGATGGTCGTCCAGATCCTCGAAAGGGAAAGGCCCCAGGCCATCCTGCCGACCCTCGGCGGGCAGACGGGCCTGAACACCGCCGTCAAGGTGGCGGAGACGGGGGCCCTCGAAAGGCTCGGGGTGGAGATGATCGGGGCCTCGCTCCCCGTCATTCTGAAGGCCGAAGACCGGGAGCAGTTCCGCGACGCCATGGAGCGGATCGGCCTCCGGGTCCCCCGGAGCGACATCGTCCGCAACATGGAACAGGCACGCGCCGCGGCCGCGCGAATCGGGTACCCGCTCATCATCCGGGCCAGCTTCACCCTGGGCGGGATCGGGAGCGGCATCGCCTACAACCAGGAGGAGATGGAAGCCCTCGCCTCGTCCGGGCTCGCCGCCAGCATGATCACCGAGATCATCATGGAGGAGTCCCTCATCGGCTGGAAGGAGTTCGAGCTGGAGGTGATGCGGGATTTCAAGGACAACGTGGTGATCATCTGCTCCATCGAAAATCTCGACCCCATGGGGGTGCACACGGGCGACAGCATCACCGTGGCCCCTGCGCAGACCCTGACGGATCGGGAATACCAGACGATGCGCGATGCGGCCATCCGCATCATCCGCGAGATCGGGGTCGAGACCGGCGGCTCCAACATCCAGTTCGCCGTGCACCCCCGGACCGGGGAGATGGTGGTGATCGAGATGAACCCGCGCGTTTCGCGCAGCTCCGCCCTCGCCTCCAAGGCGACCGGCTTCCCCATCGCGAAGATCGCCGCGAAGCTCGCCGTCGGGTACACCCTGGACGAGATCCCCAACGACATCACGCGCGAGACCCGCGCCTCCTTCGAGCCCACCATCGACTACTGCGTCGTCAAGATCCCCCGCTGGACCTTCGAGAAGTTCCCCGGCGCCCGGGACCTCCTGACCACCTCGATGAAATCGGTGGGGGAAACCATGGCCATCGGCCGGACCTTCAAGGAGGCGCTCCAGAAGGCCGTCCGCTCGCTCGAGATCGGGCGCTCCGGCTTCGGGGCGGACAGCCCCCGAAGTTTCGAGCCGCCCCCGGACCCGCACGAGGTGGAAGAAAAGCTGATCCACCCGAACTCGCGGCGCCTCTTTTACATCCGCGAGGCCTTCCGCCTGGGAATGGACATCGGCCGGGTCCACGCCTTGACGCGCATCGACCCCTGGTTCCTCTTCCACCTGCAGCAGATCTTCGCGACGGAAAACCGCATCCGCGCGCGTGCCGCGGCCGGTGAACGGCTCGAGGACTGGGACGCCGGCGAATGGCAGGACGTCAAGGCCTGCGGCTTTTCGGACCGGCAGCTCGCCCTCCTGCACGGCATCACAGAAGAGGCCGTCCGGACCGTGCGCTTCGCCAAAGGGGTGGAGCCGGTCTACAAGCTGGTCGACACCTGCGCGGCGGAGTTCGAGGCCTACACACCCTACTTCTACTCCACCTACGAGCAGGAAAACGAGATCCGCCGCTCGGACCGGCGGAAGGTCATGATCCTCGGCGGCGGGCCGAACCGGATCGGCCAGGGGATCGAGTTCGACTACTGCTGTGTGCAGGCCTCGATGGCGCTCCGGGAACTCGGGATCAAGAGCATCATGGTCAACAGCAATCCCGAGACCGTGAGCACCGACTACGACACATCGGACAAGCTCTATTTCGAGCCGCTGACGACGGAAGACGTCCTCCACCTGGTGCGCCAGGAGCAGCCCGAAGGGGTCATCGTCCAGTTCGGCGGGCAGACCCCGCTCAACATCTCCGTGCCCCTGGCCGAGGCCGGCGTACCCATCCTCGGCACCTCCCCCGACAGCATCGACCGCGCCGAGGACCGCGAGCGCTTCCAGGTGCTTCTCCGGAAGCTCGGCATCCTCCAGCCCGAAAACGGCATCGCCGTCACCCCGGAGCAGGCCGTGCAGGTCGCCCGCACCATCGGATTCCCCGTGGTGGTGCGCCCGTCGTTCGTCCTCGGCGGCCGGGCCATGGAGATCGTCTATGACGAACAGGATCTCCTCTACTACATGACCTCGGCCGTGGACGTCTCGCCCGGGAAGCCCATCCTGATCGACCGTTTCCTCGAAGACGCCACCGAGATCGACGTGGACGCCCTGTCGGACGGGCGGGACACCCTGATCGGCGGGATCATGGAGCACATCGAGGAGGCCGGGATCCACAGCGGGGACAGCGCCTGCGTGCTCCCGCCCATGTCCCTCCCGCCCGCCGTCCTCGACGAACTGAAGCGGCACACCTGCGCCCTCGCGAGGGAACTCGGGGTGGTGGGCCTCATGAACATCCAGTATGCGGTCAAGGACGGCGTCGTCTATGTACTCGAAGTGAACCCGCGCGCCTCCCGCACCGTGCCCTTCGTCAGCAAGGCCACCGGCGTGCCGCTTGCGCGGCTCGCCACCCGGGTGATCATGGGGGCCGCGCTGAAGGATCTCGGGTTGAGGGAAGAAGCCGCTCCCGCGCACGTCTCCTGCAAGGAATCGGTCTTTCCCTTTTCACGCTTCCCCGACGTCGACACCGTGCTCGGGCCGGAGATGAAATCGACGGGCGAGGTGATGGGCATCGACGCGACCTTCGGGCGTGCCTTCGCGAAGTCCCAGCTGGCCGCCGGGCAGCGGCTTCCGCTCGCCGGCAGGGTGTTCGTGAGCGTCCGCGACTCCGACAAGCGCGACAGTCTGATCAAGGCGTCCCAGCTGCTGGCCGGGCTCGGCTTCGAGATCCTGGCCACGCACGGGACATCCCGTTTTCTGGAAGGGCACGGCATCGCCAACACCCCGGTCAACAAGGTCCGTGAAGGGCGGCCGCACATTCTCGACATGATCAAGAACAGGGAGATCGCCCTGGTGATCAACACCACCAGCAGCAAAAAGGCCGTTTCGGAATCCTCGGCCATCCGGCGGGCGGCCCTCGCCCTCGACCTCCCCTACACGACGACCCTCGCGGGCGCGAAGGCGACGGCGCTCGCCATCGAGGCCATGGTCCAGGGGGATCTGGCGGTGAAGACCATCCAGGAGTACCACACCCAACCTTAA